A genomic segment from Gracilinanus agilis isolate LMUSP501 chromosome 1, AgileGrace, whole genome shotgun sequence encodes:
- the LOC123230616 gene encoding tricarboxylate transport protein, mitochondrial-like yields the protein MRRKAEEGLGPGLPQRGLSLGLAAASKLHCTKNTHTGKAIVAGGIAGGIEVFVTFPTEYIKTQMQLEEKAKNPRYTTVGDCIKLTIQEHGILGLYRGLSSLLYGAMPKSAVRFGTFQFLSNYARDANGKLSNMRSFLCGLGAGGMEAVVIVCPLETIKVKFIHDQKMGKAKYRGFFHGVQEIVREQGLHGIYQGITATIIKQGTNQAIRFFTMTSLRNWYLDDNPQKKMNPVITAIFGITAGAASVFGNTPVDVVKTRMQSLEASKYKNTLDCAIQVYKNEGVRAFYKGTLPRLVRVCLDVAVVFVLYDEIVKFLNLIW from the exons ATGAGGCGGAAGGCTGAGGAGGGCCTCGGCCCCGGCCTCCCCCAGCGAGGCCTCAGCCTGGGCCTGGCCGCTGCCTCGAAGCTCCACTGCACCAAGAACACCCACACGGGGAAGGCGATCGTGGCCG GTGGCATCGCTGGAGGCATCGAAGTCTTTGTCACCTTCCCCACAGAGTACATCAAGACCCAGATGCAGCTGGAGGAGAAGGCCAAGAATCCTCGGTACACCACTGTGG GTGACTGCATAAAGCTGACCATCCAGGAGCACGGCATCCTGGGCCTCTATCGGGGCCTCAGCAGCCTGCTCTATGGCGCTATGCCCAAGTCAGCAGTGAG GTTTGGCACATTTCAGTTCCTGAGCAATTACGCCAGAGACGCCAATGGCAAGTTGAGCAACATGAGGAGTTTCCTCTGTGGCCTCGGAGCCGGCGGCATGGAGGCCGTTGTCATCGTCTGCCCCCTGGAGACCATCAAG GTGAAATTTATTCATGATCAGAAGATGGGGAAAGCCAAGTACCGCGGCTTCTTTCATGGGGTTCAGGAGATTGTGCGGGAACAAG GCCTACACGGAATCTACCAGGGCATCACCGCCACCATCATCAAGCAAGGAACCAACCAGGCCATCCGCTTCTTCACCATGACCTCCCTCCGCAACTGGTACCTAG ATGATAATCCGCAGAAAAAGATGAACCCCGTCATCACGGCTATCTTTGGGATCACCGCAGGAGCAGCCAGTGTCTTTGGCAACACCCCAGTTGATGTGGTAAAAACAAGGATGCAG AGCCTGGAAGCCTCCAAGTATAAAAACACATTGGATTGTGCCATCCAGGTCTATAAAAACGAGGGCGTCAGGGC GTTTTACAAGGGAACCCTTCCGCGCCTGGTCAGGGTCTGCCTGGACGTGGCCGTCGTCTTCGTCCTGTATGACGAAATTGTCAAATTTCTGAACCTGATCTGGTGA
- the TEKT1 gene encoding tektin-1: MAKLLNTPPKFLGPEWHISNKNQYNSAEAQRSRSERLVAESQRLVDEIEKTTQRTQSDVNKKIEQRLDEIKFWKKELDDKLDQLLKETEALFSFKTRLEKAIEKYQEPLFIIHKCIEYRDKRFGIDLVRDEVERELYKEAEVLQGVLALLQRTLEETGEQLRLNRASRYNLEKDLEDKCVALTIEDFCSTLTNNNPDICYANNPVRIEPNSVSVDDWVEFSNMNVEKADQQRNNSLALEALIDRILSQTANDLRKQFEAVNQAFQTQIRETKEAKEKLSTHLTKVGGAARPPLQHPGQRA; this comes from the exons ATGGCCAAACTGCTAAATACACCTCCCAAATTCCTGGGCCCAGAGTGGCACATCTCTAACAAGAACCAGTACAACAGCGCCGAAGCTCAGCGCTCTAGGTCTGAGCGGCTCGTGGCTGAGAGCCAGAGGCTTGTGGATGAAATTGAGAAGACCACCCAGAGGACGCAAAGTGATGTCAACAAGAAGATAG AGCAAAGACTTGACGAAATAAAGTTCTGGAAGAAGGAATTGGATGACAAACTCGATCAGCTTCTAAAGGAGACCGAAGCGCTGTTCTCGTTTAAGACGAGGCTGGAGAAGGCCATTGAGAAATACCAAGAGCCCTTGTTCATTATCCACAAGTGTATCGAGTACCG GGACAAACGCTTTGGGATCGACCTGGTGCGTGATGAGGTGGAGCGGGAGCTGTACAAGGAGGCCGAGGTCTTGCAGGGGGTCCTAGCCCTGCTCCAGCGCACCCTGGAAGAGACGGGGGAGCAGCTCAG GTTGAACCGAGCCTCCAGGTACAACCTGGAGAAGGATCTGGAGGACAAATGCGTGGCTCTGACCATTGAGGATTTCTGCTCGACACTCACCAACAACAACCCCGACATCTGTTATGCCAACAACCCTGTCCGGATCGAGCCCAA CTCGGTGAGCGTGGACGACTGGGTGGAGTTCTCCAACATGAACGTGGAGAAGGCGGACCAGCAGAGGAACAACTCGCTGGCCCTGGAGGCGCTCATCGACCGGATCCTGTCCCAGACGGCCAACGACCTGCGCAAGCAGTTCGAGGCGGTCAATCAGGCCTTCCAGACCCAGATCAGAGAAACCAAAGAGGCCAAGGAGAAGCTGAGCACCCACCTGACCAAGGTAGGCGGCGCGGCGCGGCCTCCGCTTCAGCACCCCGGCCAGCGCGCT